The Paenibacillus spongiae nucleotide sequence TGGCATATCTCCGCATCAATTCCTAACGGAAAGAAGGCTTCGGGAAGCAAGAAGCTACTGCTTCAAACCGATAAGCCGATCACGGATATTTGTTTGGAGGTTGGATTCCAGAGCCCTAGTTCGTTTAGCGGCCTATTCTCCAGACGCTTTGCCATGAACCCTTCGCAGTTCCGTCAAAAAAAGTGATTTTCGATAAGCAAAGCTTCAATCCGCCGTTATAATTCTAAGTACACCCGAATTTACATAGCAGGAATATTCGAAACGGAGGAATAATGAATGGAGCTCAAGCAGCGTATTGCAGATGTATTTCAAGCGGTTCAGCCGGGGGATGCTTCTCGCCTCAAAACAATTCTGGATGCTCATCCGCAGCTTTCAAATATGGAAAATGATGAGGGGCTTACGCCGTTGGGTTACGCGGCGCATCACGGGAACAAGGATGCCGTGCAAATTCTGCTGGATCATGGTGCAGATGTGAACGCGGTGTCTCATTCCAAAATCGCCTTCATTCCGTCGAATACCGCGCTGCATGCCGCAATTGCGGGTGAACGCAGCATGGATGTGGTTAGACTGCTGCTTGCTCATCAAGCGAATACCCATATTTTCGACAGCAACGGCCATACCAGTCTGCACACGGCTGCATTCCATGACGATAATCTGGAAATGATACGATTATTAATTGAACATGGAGCCGATGTTAACGCAAGAATTGAAGGCGGAGATA carries:
- a CDS encoding ankyrin repeat domain-containing protein, translating into MELKQRIADVFQAVQPGDASRLKTILDAHPQLSNMENDEGLTPLGYAAHHGNKDAVQILLDHGADVNAVSHSKIAFIPSNTALHAAIAGERSMDVVRLLLAHQANTHIFDSNGHTSLHTAAFHDDNLEMIRLLIEHGADVNARIEGGDTALSLAIKQGNHNVAELLRDNGALS
- a CDS encoding helix-turn-helix domain-containing protein; translation: MEVGFQSPSSFSGLFSRRFAMNPSQFRQKK